One genomic window of Quercus lobata isolate SW786 chromosome 9, ValleyOak3.0 Primary Assembly, whole genome shotgun sequence includes the following:
- the LOC115959068 gene encoding pentatricopeptide repeat-containing protein At1g77360, mitochondrial-like: protein MIRICNHRNKLFFKGMMFVRMYSSSELTTEVLDPRKRICEIMISCPALALDTALNQSGIRVSPDVVEDVLKRFENAGMLAYRFFEWAGKQRNYVHSVRAYHSMIESLAKIRQYQIMWDLVNSMRNKSMLNVETFCIIMRKYSRAQKVEEAIYTFNIMEKYDTTPNLAAFNGLLSALCKSRNVRKAQEIFDSMKDRFVPDPKTYSILLEGWGKSPNLPRAREIFREMVDMGCNPDIVTYGIMVDILCKAGRVDEALGIVKNMDTRTFKPTSFIYSVLVHTYGIENRIEDAVDTFLEMERNGIKPDVAVYNALISAFCKTNKLKNVYRVLNDMDSKGVTPNSRTCNIILNSLILRGETDEAFRIFRRMIKVCEPDADTYTMMIKMFCERDELEMALKVWKYMRLKRFIPSMHTFSVLINGLCEKGNVSKACVLLEEMIEKGIRPSGVTFGRLRQLLLKEGREDVLKFLQEKMNLLVKEPLCD, encoded by the coding sequence ATGATTAGAATTTGCAACCACcgcaacaaattattttttaaagggatGATGTTTGTTAGGATGTACAGTTCTAGTGAACTAACAACAGAGGTTTTAGATCCAAGGAAAAGAATTTGTGAAATTATGATATCTTGCCCAGCATTAGCTCTTGATACTGCTCTTAACCAAAGTGGAATAAGAGTTTCTCCAGATGTAGTTGAGGATGTACTCAAGAGATTCGAGAATGCTGGTATGTTGGCATATCGATTCTTTGAATGGGCTGGAAAACAACGAAATTACGTGCACAGTGTCAGGGCTTATCACAGCATGATTGAGTCTCTGGCAAAGATTAGGCAATATCAGATCATGTGGGATCTTGTGAATTCTATGAGGAACAAGAGCATGCTTAATGTTGAGACATTTTGCATTATAATGAGAAAGTATTCCCGGGCTCAGAAGGTGGAGGAGGCAATTTACACATTTAACATCATGGAGAAATATGATACCACCCCAAATCTAGCAGCATTCAATGGTCTTCTAAGTGCTTTGTGCAAGTCCAGGAATGTGAGGAAGGCTCAGGAGATCTTTGACAGTATGAAGGATAGGTTTGTTCCTGACCCAAAGACTTACAGTATATTGCTTGAGGGATGGGGAAAGTCTCCAAATCTGCCCAGGGCAAGGGAGATTTTCCGAGAAATGGTTGACATGGGTTGCAATCCTGATATAGTGACCTATGGCATTATGGTTGACATCCTTTGCAAGGCAGGGAGAGTTGATGAAGCTCTTGGAATTGTTAAGAACATGGATACTAGGACATTCAAGCCAACATCTTTCATTTATAGCGTTTTGGTTCATACGTATGGGATAGAAAACCGGATTGAAGATGCTGTAGATACATTCTTAGAGATGGAAAGAAATGGAATCAAGCCTGATGTGGCAGTGTATAATGCCTTGATTAGTGCTTTCTGTAAAACAAACAAGTTAAAGAATGTGTATAGGGTCTTAAATGACATGGATTCCAAGGGTGTTACACCGAATTCAAGGACCTGCAACATTATTCTAAACAGCTTGATTCTCCGTGGAGAGACTGATGAGGCATTTAGAATCTTTCGCAGGATGATCAAGGTATGTGAACCAGATGCAGACACGTATACAATGATGATAAAGATGTTTTGTGAAAGGGACGAGCTAGAGATGGCTCTTAAAGTGTGGAAGTATATGAGGTTGAAGCGGTTTATCCCAAGCATGCACACATTTTCAGTCCTTATAAATGGATTGTGTGAGAAGGGGAATGTTTCCAAAGCTTGTGTCTTATTGGAAGAGATGATAGAGAAGGGTATTCGACCATCGGGTGTGACATTTGGGAGGTTGCGACAGTTGCTTCTAAAGGAAGGAAGAGAAGATGTACTCAAATTTCTTCAAGAGAAAATGAATCTCCTAGTCAAGGAGCCTTTATGTGATTGA